The DNA window ACATCCAGGCACCCTCCAATGCCTTTGGTCTCtggacgccgtgacaactatgctcataTGTTGAATCCATTCAAGTTTCAGGACTTCAATGCTGAACCATGGTGTTTATCTTTTGTTCAGGGAGGAAAGGTGTACAGGGAGCTGAACCTGGTCCAGTTCTCAGCTGGAACCAAAGGGTGAAAATTGCTTCTGGTGCAGCAAAAGGTCTTGAATATCTTCATGAAAAAGTTCAACCACCTATAGTCCATCGCGATGTCAGATCCAGCAATGTTTTTCTTTTCGATGATTTCGTGTCCAAGATTGCTGATTTCAATTTAACCAACCAGTCTCCAGACACAGCAGCTCGTTTACATTCCACTCGAGTCTTGGGAACCTTTGGTTACCATGCACCAGAGTAAGTGTAACAACTTTCAAATGTGAATTTACTGTTTCTCTATTTTGgacacaaaaaatgaaaatgttcaTGAATTTCAGACCAGAACTGTTTTACTTAGCTGTAATATCATGTTTTTTTCTGCCTGTATTCTTAGGgaacaattaaaaaacaaaattcatgTAGAGTAGCCAAAGCTTAGGCTAGGTGAATATCAATTGGGAtttgatctctttttctttcttttcatttttttgcaaTGTACATTATTCTAAGAAAGAACTTGATAAACTAGAAAATTTACCCCAACAACGAATGAGAACGTAAACTTCTGTTCAGTCATGGCAGACCTTATATACTTACTTTATACTAAATTTCCTTTCTTCTGGTATGCTgtgttgatttatttattttcttctatcaCCATTCAGGTATGCCATGACTGGGCAATTGACTCAAAAAAGTGATGTCTACAGTTTTGGTGTTGTTCTTTTGGAGCTTCTGACAGGAAGGAAGCCAGTAGATCACACTATGCCTAAAGGACAACAGAGTCTGGTTACTTGGGTGAGTCTTATTACTACCTCAAGCTTTGTTTCAATTTCCTCATCTCCTACTTGGATCTTTAACCACATTGTACAATGTAGGCAACTCCAAGATTGAGTGAGGACAAGGTCAAGCAATGTGTGGATCCCAAGCTAAATAATGAATACCCACCTAAGGCTGTAGCTAAGGTCCTTGCCCCTTCTCTCTTGTCTATGTGCTCTGTTCTTTTGTGTTTCACTTATCACTAGCTAAATAGGTTTAGTTGCAgtattctctttcctttggtTGTATTTCAATAGATAGGACAGtatgagaatttttctttaagtcttatttgtttgaaaacaatGTGTTATATGTGTTTGTTTGTGTTTCAGTTGGCAGCAGTAGCAGCACTATGTGTTCAATATGAAGCAGACTTCCGGCCAAATATGACAATTGTTGTCAAGGCTCTTCAACCACTACTTAACTCAAAACCAGGAGGATCAGAGTCTCACATGTAACTATAATGTCtctttttaaaaagaaaaaaaagttgtccccactattttacatgtaattcaTTGTCATTGAACTTTTTGAGCTCGATATTGAGATCTTGTATCAAAAAATTTTTGGGAAAGATTAGCAGCCATCCCATATGGTTCAAGATGTATATTTTAATCTATCTAAGCTAAGGTTTGACCATTTGAGAACAAAAATACTTCTGATACTTTTGGCAGACGAGATGTAGGTATGTTTGCAGTGTTCATTCAACCCAAATAAAATAGCTTTTACAGTACAGCAGAACAGTGAATGCAAGATGCAGCATGAGAAACTGAAAGGACCTGCGGATTAATGAGCATATCTAAAGATTGGGTTGTTATGGggtattaaaaatgaaaaaattagtGATGCCCCAGATCATACTTTAATGACTCTACATTGCCGTTATGGTAGAGGGTATAGGTATGATAAAGTTACTGAAAATTTGTGTCAATCAAGAATGAACTTCAGCTCATTCATGGAGCATATTGCCACCCATGAAATTGCAATCTTCCCCTGTAAATTTGATCTGTTGGTTACCAAGTTATTATTTCAACATCTCCATCCCAgatattttttccctttctgtCCTAGGTTATTCCGACAACAATACCTATCGACAAATAAGCTGATTGAAGATCGAATTGGATCTTGACTGATGGTAGCCAGAGCATGGATATATCAAAAGGGCTTCCATACTTCTTGTGGGAAATGAGTTATAGCAAGATTAAATTTTGAGTTATTTCCAGTTTGGGATAACCAGGTCGAGTAGCTATTTGTAAGGTTGAATTTACTATAGTTTGAAATGAATCAGAAGGAAAAGGCCATCTAAGACCATACTTGAAAATTTCGAGTAGGCAAATGTTGATACATTAATAAAGATTTTAGAAACATCAATAAATACAAACAGCTGTTCCATATATCGAGTTACTTCCGACAAAAATACCATTGTAACTGAGGTGTTAGGATGAAAGATACAGAGAACTAAGAACAATGCGATTACCATAGCAAAGAAACACAAGCAGCACTGTTGAGGTAGACAGTGTTGGCAAAAGGGTCTTTCTAGTTGTTGCTTTGATCCTTAATTATCAAGATAAGAATATAGCAGGCTGAAGGAGGATAACCCTTTTCTAACTATTTCATGAGCAGTGAGACCTGAATGTTGTTGGCTGTTTGCTGTCTAGACTCAAAACCTATTGTCAAGAAACTGCACTGGGAGGTTAAATTTGGTTGGTTTCCACTTGGAATGAAATAATAACATTTTGGAACCTAGTAGCAGTTGAATGCATAAGGTGAAACTTCAATCTGTACTGATCTCCACTTACAACTCTGATACTCATGAATCTGCTGTGGGGATATTAAAAAGGAGGTTGAGTTAATCTAAGGTTCACAATAAGTCACTCATTTCTGATGAATCATTTTATTGAGACTCAGATAAAAAAAGCCACAAGACACAATTTTGGATCAAATCATAGGCAGAAAGGTGCTATGGACCATTTTGGATCAAATCATAGGCAGAAAGGTGCTATGGAAAACCAAGATAAATGGTTTTATTCCAGCCACAGCAATAAAGAggggaccaaaaaaaaaaagtgatgagAAACAGGTGAAGATTATATAGTATTGTTATTATAATGAAGACAGCGATTATGTATTGTGTAATCTTGTCTCTTTTCTGCATGGTGCCCTTTCAATGTTTGGCCGTCCAGCGAATGCTCGTCCTGTTGTCATATGGAATCGGAAGCCCTTCTCTAATTGGGCTGATCCGTCGGAAAGAAGACGGAACAATTTGAATCTTTTTTGTTTAAGGTATTATGTTCTGAATGCAACAGCTGCATCTTTCATGATACAATCCTAACCAGAAAAGAAGCCATAATTTGTAATCCAGTTCTATTTTAATCCCTAAAAGATATGGCAAGATATGAATGTTGGAGCTCTGTTGACAGAAAGTGATGTATCATCTACCACTGTCATCCTTATCAAAAATAGAGTTAACAAACTAAAGAAGTTGTAGTAATATATAGACCAGATACATATGGTTAATGAACCTTGTGAATTTAGCAACTTGGGCATTTAGATGAATCAATGTTGCaactttaaattcaaaattttttttttttcttgacatccaaacatagtGTTAATGAAAGAAGTGAAAATGTGAGATGTATAATTGTAAGGAATCTGCAATTCTTTATCCTTAATTAATGGCGTCAATCAATGGACGGGTGGATGGACCCCACGTCCATGACAGGTGGTCGTCCTATATgaataaaggaagaaagagagcaTTTATTATGGTAGTGGAAAGGAAGGCTGGAAAGTGTCCTTATCATTGGGACCTTTATGTTGCAAAAAGCTTTATCCCACTTCCCAAAACCGTACTGTCTCGTTATAGGTGGACTTGTACTTCTAACTATTCCTATtaataatattgaaaaaataaaccctaaaacacagTGTGACCCTTTACATTTATGCGAATTGATCAAAAAATATACCTTGACTTTTGGATTTCAATACAAATCAACCTATTTGaataggttgaaatgaagagaatCAGTGGAGGCCAGAATTGATGAACACATTCTCCGACATAAAAATAATGTTTGAAGGTGTTATGGTGGAGAGGCAGATAGCCAAGGAAGAGAAAAGCCATGGAACCCACAACGAAGTTTGAGATTGAAATCGGGATTGGCCAATCCATTTGCTTTAATTTCAATTCGTAAAACTTTGATCAATTAGAGATTAAATGTGGATGAAGAAATTCTCATTCTATGagtaaagagaaaatatatccTAAATTTaatcctaagaaaaaaaaactatccaCTTTCATGTGTCTAAGCCTAAACACAAAGAGGCACAAGAACACCATACCCAGCCTCATGCCTTGAAGATACCATCATACAACCTCTCGTTGATCTATATGCATGCAATAGCCATGGAAACAAGTAATCTCTCGTCCTTTTATCCTTAACCCTTTACACCTTTTTTGTGaccatcaatttttttctctttctttttttttttttttttttttttttttttaaatagaacaCGGCCATCATTACTAGTTTATTAATATGTGTATATGACGTAAGATCATCAAAGCCTCTACTGTGACACCCGTGCCGTCAATGCAGGATTGATTACCACACTAATTTGGTGCATTATTAATGCCTTTAATTACTCGGATGGAGAGCAGTCATTGTCATATTAGGGTATTTCCCAAATTATAATTGTGAAGACCAGAGGATACTGAAAGGTCCTCTAATGGCTATGTAAAAAGGACAAGTCCAAGAAGGTCATAGTCCAacactccttttttttctttttctgtgtgTCACCTAGTATTGGATTCACGTCCATCAATGTGTGATTTGATTCTTGCTTTTCATGCTTGCCTTTTGATAGGGGTGGCTTAGTTTTTCTTTACCCACGGCTTAAGAAGTATTCTTTTACCTACCTCCTTCACAGGGATTCTGATCCTCATCAGAAACACTTGCGCCCATAGCCTAGGTCTTGTCCATAGTTATTTAGGCGAGTGTCATATGGTGAGACGATGATCCAATGATTCTTAGAACTTCGTTTTTCGCATCTTTTTCAAATCGTTAGATCATCACCCCGTCACGTGATGCTCGTCCAGGTAACTATGGGCTGACCTGGGCAATGGGCGCTAAGGAGAGAAGTTGAATCCGAACGTTTATCATGCATTTGATAGTCAGAAACACTCGAATACACATCTCAACACATATGTGAACACTCCAAGGGGTTTTAAGCCATCGAATGCGTGCCAGACGCctggctggagaggatcttgTCTCCCTTCACCATGGGTCATGGGCGAATCGACGAGGATTAAAAAGTAAGAAGttgtttttgaaattttcttttataagaaaTAACAATAATTGTAGAAGGAATAGAGCCCCACTATAGTTAGTTAGACGTGTGTGTGAACCGGCAGCCATTGGGAACAGTGTTTCGACCCTGACAAGTGGAGAACTAATTGGATTATTGCAAGCGGAGTGAATGCATGGGGCACACTTTGGAAGCAGAAATCTCTTACCGAAACGTCTTATTGGGAATAATGCGAGAATCTTTTAATACTCGTAGTTTCATATTCGAGGTGAGTTTTTAAGAAAATTGATTGAGTTTTAACTATAGCCACTCTACAAGGTTGTATTGATTAGTTGAAAGgcttaaaagaaaattgtttgTTGATAGATGGTACTCAATTCAACGGATTGGTGCACCGTTCAAGGGAACATAACAACATTATTTGGTAGGAATTTATGATGATGCACAAGTTAAATCAACAATGGCAAGGGGATTCTTCCTTCTACATGAGTAAAGGTAACCTTTAGCCTATTTTTTTAGGACGATTGATCTCCACCTGCACCAAGAGTTTCATGAACACAGAGAAAAAATTATGCAGAGGTATTTAATTCAATCCTTAAACTTACCCATATGAATTGATCGAGTCATTAGAGTTTACCTATTAATGAATGATGTAATCAGTTTTGAGAAAAAGGTTTTGTGAACCATCAGGAGAAGGTATATTAGcacactttctctctttctctctatctcttttctTCACAAGAAATGATCTTCATTCCCTCCCATGCATGCAACCATTTCATTACACTTAAAATTGGTACACTCtttcgcaaaaaaaaaaaaaatgagatgggGAAAGTTTTTACATCTATTCATTACTCTTCTCTACCGATAATATGGCCGGGCTATCCTATCCTATCCTATCCCATGAGATGTTAGGAGACAAATGCCTCAGGATTGGACAATTCGCCTATTCATAATTCATAATTGTGGGGGTTGAAAAATTCAAGTCCCGTCAACTATTGTTCATATTCCGATAGGATCAGCAACGGATCATCAACAGTGCACAATTGCATTATTGCCACCCCCGATATTTATATTGATCGGTAGGACCATGCACAGGAGTAGCgaaatcctatatatatatatatatatatataattgaattcACTTTCTCTCCATTAACGTATATTTTATACCCCACCAATCTATTTCTCCATCACTTGATATTCTGAAGCTTTGATTAGGTTTTAAGATcgagttttctttcatccacaGTGAAAGAAGAATTCTTTTAACAAGCAGATTGACAATACCATAAGATTGTATTGTAGATAGGGACGAGAGTGTGACATTAGTTTGCAGTCATATGATTACATTACTAGCGGCCTTTTCTTCTTTAGAGTGAAGGATAATTTAGTCCTGAAATTTATGAATATTCAAAGAAAAAGTTTTCTGTCTTTCAAGGTTTTCCCTTCACCCATGGCTTTTTCCCTAAGGAATCTCATGTTTTTATCTGAATGAGACTCCTAAAATAGTGACCCACCATGTGATCTTATAGTTACCTTTCCTTTCTCATATTGAATCcatcaaataatcaaaatgtATCTTTGCAAGTGTTGGTGGCATGGTAGATTCCAGGGTTTTAAAACAAGATTAATTCTGTTTCTGAATCGGTCTAATCTAAATCGACTACAATCAAAATTAGGATTGGCCTCCACCGATTTTTCAAATCTTGCTAGAATCGGAATTAGACCACCGAATCGATTCCAATTTTGATTCAAATCCATCGATTCATATTGGATTTCTCGGGTTGAGGCCGAAATCAGTTAAATTGCAAAGGTGATAGACACTAGAGTATGGACGGACGTACGTCTCATGTACAGCTATGAACTAATCACGCATGCTTCACGTACTCATCTATTGACTGACTCCATGCAATAATAGAAAAGGCAGTAGTGTGGACCCTAATCCCACatgcctcttcttctcttctcttttttcagcttttttggaccatttttttttgttggtaaggAGCTTTTTTGGACCACCGATACTAATAGATAAGAGAATTAAGAGAACCTCGATCATTTAATTTTTGAGGTGTAACTGTGTCATTACTATTCCACCAATCCATGACTCGGATACTGGATTTTTCCTTGCCACAAATAATATCTTTTCCCTTAATTAATATCACCTTACCCCCTACTTCTTTTCTCCACACATCTATATATGACAACTAGAGGCGGACAAGTATCACACCGAaaacggttctctctctcttagaccCAAGCCCCTTTCATTTCTAGATAGGAAGTTATAGCTAGGTCGAGAAAATGGTAGACGACAGAGATGTAAGAACGCCATTAATCGATGGGCCAAAGCTCACGAACGATCTATCCGAGAGTTTCCTGAGCTCTCTCAGTGACTTGAGATGCGATTTCTTCCAGAAGTTGCCTGATAAGGTGAGGTCCGGTCTTGATCCTGAGGACCCAGATAGTACTGATCTCTCTGCAGCTAAAGGACTCATTAAAggtctgtttctctctctctctctctctctctctctctctctctctctctctctctctctctctttgtattTTATGTTTATCTGTTTCGAAATTTACCTTCCATTCTGATCATGAGGTAGTTTGTCTTTGTCCCTTAGAGAAGAAACCAGCAGGGTATCTCAATTAATTGCTTCATGTACTTGTTTCGTTGTCCATAAGTGGATCAGGAGCAAAGAAATTATACTAGTTTGAATgatctagaaaagagaaaaattggggttttcatGTATGATTTACGGATAGAAAAATGCCGGGGTCTACCATTTGCAGCTAGTGTTTGTATGTAGGTTTTCATGCTTTTTATGATAGAAAAAGACGAAACCCTACGAAATTGAAGAACTGGAATAAGAAAAACCTGCAATAAGGACTatattttctgttttcagaCAAGGATTTGAGCAGCTTGTTCAATATTGAAACTAACATTTTGCTTCTGGACAAACAAATGCAGAGTTTCTGACATCATAGATTCTCCTTCTTCGTTACTTTCTGGTAAAAAATTGGATTTGTATAGCTAGACTGCTGGTGGTATCCATAACCACTTATATAGCACAGAGAAACActtgtccttcttcttcttcagaaacTTATACTCTTCTGTCGTCTGGAGCGCACTGCAACAGCTTCAGATAAGTCTCAACGGTAGAGGCGATGGGGCTTCTACATGAGGAATTGAAAACacgagagggagagggggagtgGGGTTTAGCTGTTTAGGATTTTTCTAACTGAGCTTGAGGCTGCACTTACTTTAGTTTTATGTAGAGATGTAGAAAGGTAGGGTTTGTGAAGAGGATCCGCTGCTGATGATAGGGGTAGttcgagaagaagaagaagaagaggcgaGTGAGTCTCTGCATGAAGTTAGGGCTAAATTTTTCCATAGATTTAGCTTTGTTTGGAAGGATAACTATGAACTCAATGATTCCTCCATTAAAAAATTCTCCAAGAACACGAGACGCTCTAAAGGTACATGCCTCGAGATTCCatttccccttctcttctcttctcttatgaCTTCTCGTATATGGTTGCTTTCCTTTCGCCCTTTTTCAATGGCGATTCATTCGCTTTTTAGTGGTTCCAAACAGAGTTTTCTATCGTAAATATTTGGGGTGAGTCATGAGTGatagtaaattaaaatttttacgGTACAGGGTGTCTGTTGCCATGTTCGTTGATCTTTCGTCAGATTATAGAATCTGTGATAGTGGGATGATTGATGTAGTAGATTGAAACCCTGCAACATCATTAATGCATGCAATCAATGGAGGTAAACTGGAGGATGGCATGGAGATGCATCATCCAAGCCTATAGATTACAAAGTAGTGGTTCAAGTTCCAAGTCTATAGTGTGACCTGTAGAACCTTGGCGTATTCTATCAAGTCCAAAATAGTACTTAtcctttaaagtttttttttttttcttttctgataaGCACTTGTCCTTTGAAGTTGAAAAggctttttcatttattttttttaaattttttatttacatgTCCTTTGTCGCTATGTGTACGTACGACGAATCGTCCTTTATGTGAAAAGGACAAATAATTGGAATAACGATGGAAACAAAA is part of the Macadamia integrifolia cultivar HAES 741 chromosome 9, SCU_Mint_v3, whole genome shotgun sequence genome and encodes:
- the LOC122089302 gene encoding probable protein kinase At2g41970 — protein: MMCCRGVEEENYGPPANQYTAPPKGGNAYGSERDQPRNSNVAKSGAPPKILPIETPALSFDELKRLTNNFGEKALIGEGSYGRVFHATLKDGQAAAIKKLDASTSSEPDSDFAAQLSMVSRLKHDHFVELLGYCLEANNRILAYQFATMGSLHDVLHGRKGVQGAEPGPVLSWNQRVKIASGAAKGLEYLHEKVQPPIVHRDVRSSNVFLFDDFVSKIADFNLTNQSPDTAARLHSTRVLGTFGYHAPEYAMTGQLTQKSDVYSFGVVLLELLTGRKPVDHTMPKGQQSLVTWATPRLSEDKVKQCVDPKLNNEYPPKAVAKLAAVAALCVQYEADFRPNMTIVVKALQPLLNSKPGGSESHM